A window of Cohnella herbarum contains these coding sequences:
- the ndk gene encoding nucleoside-diphosphate kinase, translating to MERTYLMIKPDGVQRGLIGEIVGRFERKGLKLVGAKLMNVSLERAERHYAEHKGKDFYEMLLKFITAGPVFAMVWEGDQAVGLCRALIGKTNALEAAPGTIRSDFAIHTNFNLIHGSDSQDNAEREIGIFFTEEELVPYDKAIQVWI from the coding sequence ATGGAAAGAACCTACTTAATGATTAAGCCGGACGGCGTGCAGCGGGGATTGATCGGCGAGATCGTCGGCAGATTCGAACGCAAAGGATTAAAGCTGGTCGGAGCCAAGCTCATGAACGTTTCGTTGGAGCGCGCAGAGCGACACTACGCCGAACACAAAGGCAAAGATTTCTATGAAATGCTGCTTAAGTTTATAACGGCCGGTCCCGTATTCGCTATGGTTTGGGAGGGCGATCAGGCCGTGGGATTGTGCCGGGCGCTTATCGGCAAAACCAATGCGCTTGAAGCAGCCCCGGGAACGATCCGTAGCGATTTCGCCATACATACGAACTTCAATTTGATTCACGGCTCGGATTCCCAAGATAACGCGGAGCGCGAGATCGGTATCTTTTTTACCGAAGAGGAATTGGTTCCTTACGACAAAGCGATTCAAGTGTGGATTTAA